GCACTGTATAGAGTTAAATCTCAAGACAGTATTGCACATGAATTTTGATGCTCAGGTAATTTGAGTGATCAGgtataaatttattatatgataaaaaaatattaaaaatttgtgAAGAAAATGACCGCCGGTGAGCATATGTTTACCTCAGATACTTTTGGTACGTTTTTTAAGTTGCTTAACAAACATTTGATACATATTCAAATTGTTAAACgaaaaattcattaataatacaaatactttATCCTTTTAAAACATGAAAGAAAATGTTGTTAAATTATTTGCGATGTATTGACAAGCTGGAAAACACTTTCTAATTTTTGGGGATTTCATCTTTTACATTCACCTTATCTGCTTTTTCATCCATAAACCATAAAGGGCACATTCCAAGCAAACAGCCTACAGTGATCCCGACAATCCGTCCCTAAAATAATAGATATTgctataaaaaaaataatccgTTTTATCCGTTCTTTGAGCAACATACGTAACTTGACGACCGCTTGCTGGACTTTAATTCAAATTGCGCTGGAGTCAAATTGGGCTGCTTTAGACCTAATATCTGGCACCCGTTCTCAACGTAGGTGGCCATAGTGATGCCCAGAATGTCGCTTATGGTGTTTCCTAGTCCTGCGGCTGCCATCGTAGACAGCGTAATAAAGTGGCCCAAATAATATTCAATGTATTCACCCTAAAAATTGGAATCGTTATAAACGTTTATATTATTAGCTTTATATCATACTTACCGCCATGATCATTATGAAATTGTCGAGGAATCCGAAAGCAACAAACGGCACTGCATTTACAAAGAAAACTGAAAATATAATAACTTATTAGTTATAAGCCAACAAGTTTTGATATATACTTACTGCTGTACAATTGACCTGCAGTGGGCGATGCTGCCGTCTCAACTGgaagcaaaataaaaatgaaagtATGATACCTTCATTGGGACAAGAGATCGATGATGGTCCGGATGCTGTAATATTTTTACTGGCACAGCTTTTGTTAGTGGCTGATATCGTTATTTACCCAATTTTTTTCGCAGCCAATCATCGGGCACTGCGCAAAAAGTTCCCGCAATAACTTGGCCCAATTCCGTCTTATTAGAAAGTCGTCCGAAGCGAGTGCGCCAACTACCGAAAGCCAGTTGACCTTAAAACCAATGTAGATTGAAGTGTGAGCCGGGAGGACGGTGAAGTGTTTTTTGTTCCAGTGTCAAATATGTGTTATTAAGAAATCGTTGTTGGGAGTCGAGAggaatatgaaaaaataaatatagaatgtttgtcaaaaaacataaaaaaaattgaataagTGTACAGGTTAacccaaagacactagaataacaagatgcgtaacggccatacattggttttgcagccacttttttggtgacggccaaaattgctctctgtccgctcgcttacgctgagagcctaagaaatctaaaaatagaatttcctAGCTtatgtgagtaaaaacaatagatgAGAACGTGTGtacttgtgctagaagacgattttcgggccaaaatcaattctgatcgaagaaacgaatttacatatttggagttttggccaatggTAGCAATATGATATGACtagtataattttaaagttttttcgtttgttaaaatcgccgctcgacttagctaccgtttacatatttatatatatgttaattatgtgtaatattattatttacttaaaaccataatgagaaggtactactttcatttgtgcacttaatgcattgcCCAAAAATAAAcgtttttatacacatttgttttttattattttttaaaaatattttaaaagcttgaatgtgtattttacaaatattaaagaaaagatcagatggtgctTTAGTTTCCCGAAGTCCGAGCCTATtgagtaataaaaattaataaaataaataaaaatatgaaaactgtttattgcaaaagtcatatcttgaggcacgaagtgggGACACAAGCACTCTAGAGAACACTCTAAtaacaaatattctaatataatgccatttttgaaatttattttgtgaaaATGGTGGCACACGGTGCCAATTTTTTCCATTGTGGTGGTTTACATGAtgaattgataaaaaataatatagatttaaagtctaagaacttctaaggtgaagggcatattttgtcaaatttacaatgcatgagcatacgtgtacacacatacagttgtctgctatcactgtatgcttagaaaagagctgtttgctgtagcgctctccgctcttccTCTCTCGcgcaaaaactcgagagagcctggagccacctctagagccacgccgaaaaaatagtgtgccaaaaaatcgtatggcgatacgcatcttgttattctagtgtctttggttaaCCTTTGCcgtttgtatgtatgtttttaACGACATCGCCAGCGGACTACACAACGCACAAATGATGTGTCTTTTGACACCACAATTATTTGTAGATGTAAACGGTATCGATGACTTTTCAAACTTCATCTATATCATTCCCAATCCAATGGCTCCAAATTTCACATTCAAGCAAATTAACAgctttacaaaaaaaaaaaaaagaaaaataacaCATATTTATCCTGAGTCAAATCAATGCAAAATGTGCTCAAACATTAAAAGACCCTGTTTCACACAAAACATACACACAGAATTGAAAATCCAACAAATCTAAAATTACAAGTCACCCTACTTCTTCTGGTGGCATGAActaaaattttttctttgttttttttaattacttattttctttactttattactttatttattaaggcatacggggaaaTCTTGgagcccctttgtgtccttattttctattaattctGCCAATTTGGGCgcgccggctaactatagttagctttttctaggaagttaaaaataacaaaattgtTTTGCTACGTTTCGTAAAAACAATTCTCGATTGTCAAATATCCTATAATTGCCTTCCAGCattagaaatataaaaatatattttccaacTCACTATAGGAACTGTTACTTAAATACCATATCAACATCACCATCCCTACCATGTAGATAAATACATAAATCAGCCCGCAGCCAGCTGCAGCTCATCataaatttgaattattttatatatcgCTGTTATACATTGCTCTGAGCAGAAACAGATTTTGCATTCCATTTTCATTATGCTATGTTCCATAGAGAGCGAGCACAGCTGTTTTAATCTGTATTCTGTAAAACTTGCTCATTTGCCTTCTGCATAGCAAGTTCCAGTTACAAATTAAGTGTTGATCGCACCGGCACTGCTGTGATACACTTTAATCGGTGCGGTACATGCACTGCCGCCgttctttgtttattttatttattatatttatttatattattataaaatataaatatattatttatatatttaaataaaactgaaatattaattaaaacattaacTTTACCGTGTTTATAAATTGCCACACCATTTCTCAAAGTTAATGAAAAAGCTCATTGCCTTAATATTTGGTGACCACGACGTGATCTGTAACATTTCTTTATCTTGAACTCAAAAACAGTTTAACTAATTTCGGTGCATTTTTGTGTGTACACTTGTGTGGCTGCACTTTTCGCCCTAGCTACTTTTCGTTTATCGCAAGCCTATTCGCATAGCGGCAGTTGTACCCGTTTCGCTTGTTCTCGCCCGTTTTAGTTTCTTATTTGCCCACCGTCAAATTCGTGTCGTCTTGGCTGTGCAAAAAGAATTGACGTTGTGcataagcacacacacatcatTGCTATTGTGTGTGCAATTTGGTTGCCGGTGCAAATACAGTGCTTGTAAATTCACCATTGTGTGTGCATTTTACACTGACTGATTAAAATTCAGTgcgtgaattattaaaataaattaaaatgtcaaaCGACGACACAGTCAGCTTGCCAGCTGACAggataatatttttaaagcgcaaggaaaaatcaatttttgtCGACGCTAAAAAAATGGCTGCAGGATTGACCACCGAATCGGTCACTTGCCTGAATGATGGTGGCCTGCATTTAAAGCTGTATTTAAAAAACCAGACAGAGGCTTCGTTTAACTTGGCTCACGATTCCCTGGAGTAACTATCCCCAATTCTCCAGGCCCCAAATAATTGACTTGCTGATGGGAGCTAGGCTTTTCTTTGATTTGCTGTGTGTAGGCCAAATTAAATTGGCCGATGGACTTCCCATTCTCCAAAAAACTCGTTTTGGATGGATTGTCACTTGAGGTGGGTCCAGCCTCAACAAGGCTTCATCATTGACCGTTCAATCAAATGCGCCTCAAATGCCTGCTGAGGCATCCGTCTGGAGGAACTGATGCGCAAATTTTGGGAGACAGAAACCATTGCTGTCTCAAAGCGCACAATGGAAGAACTCGACTGCGAGGCCCACTTCAAGTCTTCATTTTCCAGGCTTACATCTGGAGAATATTCAGTTAGACTTCCTGAAAAGCGCAGCCCGCAAGTATTTGGAGAGTCCTATCGACAAGCCTATCGCCGTTTTTTAAATCTGGAAAACAAACTTGGACGCCATCGCCAGCTCAAAGAGAAGTATTCAGCCTTTATTCACGAGTACTTATCTTTAAGTCGTATGTCTCTGGTACCATTTGACTCCCAGAAACtatgcaaattttatttgccgcATCACTGCGTTTTAAAGGAAGACAGCACAACAACTAAGCTGCGTTTTGTCTTTGATGGCTCTGCAAAAACTTCTTCTGGATACTCTTTAAACGAAATACTAATGGCAGGCCCCACTTTGCAAACCAAACTTTTTCACACTTTGTTACAGTTTCGAACCTTTCCTGTTGCTTTAACTGGTGACATCTGTAGATGAACCGATGTGTACGGGTCAAGGAATCGGACAGCTAATTACAATGCATTTTGTGGCGTGACACACCCCAGGAAGAAGTACAAGTATTTAAGCTTAATAACGTCAATTACGGAACATTTCTATCTTCATTTCTATCTGTCAGGGATAAAACGTCGTTTCCAATTGGCCCTAAAATTCTTCTACGAGATTTTTATGTCGATGACCTCATCACAGGAGGTAACTCAACCAAAGAAGTCTTGGAGATCATGCGACAGACCATAGGATTACTGGATAAAGgtcattttaaattaaaaatggtgCTCAAATGATCCTGGTACTTTGAGCAGATTCCTGATTCAGAAAAGAATTCCTTTCTCAAATTTGATGATGGCAGCGACATTACCCAAACTCTTGGTATCGCCTGGGACTCAAGTTCGGATATTCTGCTGTTCTACACATCGCTAATGAAAGCAATTGCTCGCTTTTACGACCCTCTTGGTTTTATCTGCCTTGTCATAACGAAGGCCAAAATCCTGCTGCAGCAAATCTGGAGAAAAAAACTTGACTGGGACGAAAGTTTAGCTTCAGCTCTTCATTCTGCTTGGCTAAATTTGTCTGCTGATATCTGTTTCAGCCAGAAGTTGGAGTTTCCTCGTCTCGCACTGGTACCCAATAGCGTGGTCGAAATCCATGGATTCAGTGATGCCAGCATTGATGCATATGGAGGATGCATCTACATAGTTTCCATGTCTCAAAGTCAACGAGTAGCCCACCTTTTCTGCGCTAAATCTCGTGTGGCCCCACGGTTCCCAAATTGGAATTATACGCGGCAGTATTACTGGTTGAACTAATGCGGGAAGTCCTGCAGCTTGTCTTATTTTCATGCCCTGTTTATTGCTGGTCAGACTCTGCTGTGTTGCTGTCCTGGATTCTAGTTGAATCCGCCTTCAAACTTTTATTTCTAATCGCATCTCTTTAGTCCAGGAGGTGTTAAATGCCATAGAATGGCATTATGTTCCTACAGCCGGCAATCCGGCGGACATACTTTCCAGAGGGGAACTTCCTAGTGAGCTGATGGAGTCAAGTCTTTGGTCTCATGGTCCTGACTATCTTCAAGAAGACATATCGCTCTGGCCAAAATCTTGTCTCACCCCAAAGAATCTCCCTGAGCTAAGGAAGACTGACTGTTAATCATCTCACCGGAGGCATGAAGCCTATCATTCGTTCCATTCAGGTGGCACACCTTACCGAGGACCATAATGCCCTGCTCCACAGACGACAAGTAAAATCATCGAGCTCAATTGCATCCCTCGCACCCATCATTGACAACTCTGGACTTATGAGAGTTGGTGGCAGACTGAATCACTCATCGTTGGACTATGACGCACAGCATATTGCCACGTCAGCACCTGACGCGGACCTCGCGCACTACTCGCTTCTATTCGATTGCAGTTCTGGCCCATTGGCGGTCGTAAGACCACTGCAAGTGCAGTCAGCAAATGCATCATATGTTTTCGAGCCAAGCCAGACAGCTCGTCGCATTATGGGTGATCTTCCTGAGGACCGCGTAACAGCTTCACATTCCTTCAAGGTCACTGGTCTGGACTTTTGCGGCCcattttattacaaaaatcCTGTTCGGAACAAAGCAACCATAAAGTGCTACATCTGCATCTTTATCTACTTTTCTACAAAGGCTGTTCACCTTGAGCTGGTTCAGGATCTCTCCACTTCTGCATTTCTTAATGCATTGCGTCGATTTATACTGACTCGTGGAAAGCCTGCACGCATATGGTCAGACAACGCCACCAATTTTGTCGGCGCTCGGAATGAGCTCATGGATCCTAACCGTTTGTTCCTGAACACATCACATCAAACTGCAGTACATGAATTCTGCTTGACTGATAGCATTGAATGGCGATTCATCCCTCCTCGATCGCAGCATTTTGGAGGCCTCTGGGAGGCGGCTGTCAAAACAGCAAAGTATCATTTTTACCGAGCTGTTGGCCCTGCCGTTTTGGCCGCTGATGACCTGCGCACGCTCATTTGCCACATTGCGGCAATAATTAATTCAAGACCTTTAGTTACTCTTTCAGAACACCCCCACGACCTTGAAGTACTAACGCCAGCGCACTTCTTAGGCACGGCCCCCTCACCTTGTTTGCTGAGCCTAATCTATCAAAATCTGAAGATCTCAACCGATTGGATTGCTGGCAGCGAATCACCTACTACCAGCAAATATTCTGGAGCCGGTGGAGACGTGAATATCTAACGCTTCTTCAGCATCGTTCCAGAAAAAATACGTTAAAATGATGATGTCGTTTTAGTAAAAGACGAAAACCTGCCACCCCTCAAATGCCCACTAGCTCGAGTAATCAATCTGATCCCTGGACCCGATGACGTCGCACGAGTTGCTGTTCTCAAAACTGCAACTGGAATCTTCAATAGAGCCGTCGCTAAACTTTGCGTTTTACCCAAACAGGATGATGTTTGCCTTAACACTACTACCCAATTCAAATTAGTTCTTTGAACAAAATATTCAACACGCCCTCGTTGCGCATGTTAAATGTTATAATGCTACAACACCCTTgcaaaaaaaagacaaaacgCTGAAGTGGTTTTTAATCAGATTACACTAAAAAATACTTTTCCAAAACCTTACTTTATTTACATTGACGGCTTAAAAGCTAGAGGCATCCTTCATCATTACCAATCTACTTTTCTGAACTCTAGCGAAATTGTTACCTAACATGGAGCAATACAAATTTGTATTTCCCTTTCCCTTTCCCCAATCAAAAACCATAAAGACCACCACTACTATGCCCCATCAATTCGTAATATGAATAACATGCTTCAACGGCATCGGAATTTCTGACGCCGAATAAGGCATACAATTTCCCAGACTATACACCGATTAAGGACAAGACCAATATTTACAACTTCAACTGAAAACGAGACAAACACAATTGAGATCGGTCTCTTACCGAGAAATCCCAATATTATCAAAATTAATCtaattacaaaaaaaagagATAGAACCAATTTGACCTTAGCAGTAATAGTTGTAATACAACAGTTCTAATAAATTTGCAAATGATTATTATTCTATAACTTAtgaaaataatcaaagacgGGTATATAtctaatatataatataatatatagtatataatatatagacAGAACAAATATatgtaattatatttataatataataatttataattaataataatatatataaatatatattataatattaatgaTATTCAACACGCACCGGAGTCAAGGAGTTTCAGAAAAGCTTAAGGCGAGAACCGTCGGGCAAACGCACGCTTAACATATTCGAACACAAGCAGAGACGAACTTTCCAGCGTAAGGCCAAATCACGCAGTGACTACGTGATTTCACACTACCAAACTAATAATGTGGGACAACAACAGACACGTGCGTTTGTGACTTTCGAACGTCGAACATTGGCCTCTAACCCATTTGCAGAATTTAAATAGATAAATTAACAATTTTGCTCTGCTTCTATATGTCTAGATGGTAAATCTTAATCTTCTAGCTTTTAAAGTTCCTCAGacctcgacgttcatacggataGACAGACGGACATAGCCAGATCGACTctgctattgatcctgatcaagaatatatatactttatatgcaCACGCTTCCTCTGTCTGTTACATATTTTTCGACGAATCTAGTTTACCCtattactctacgagtaacgggtataaatatattttttactgTTTCGACTAGATCACCTTAATCAGAaagaaattttaaagttgaaatgtttattgaataaatttaaaaatcttcAATATAAAGGGAGAGATATACTAACattatataacataaaacaaCATATACTATCACATACAACACATAACTCCCCAATTTATTCAAGACAGTACCCACTTGCTAAAACGCACGAAATTGAAGTCGAAAACTTCTGGAAAATTAACTACAGATTATTGATTGATTATATTGATATAGATAAACATGGACGAATTCCTTGGTaaattaagaaatattttacaacTAATAATTTGGCAAAGGCATTTCCCCAAAtagaaatgaaaaaaaatagaaaggCAGCCATTATGAATTGCATTTGGGCTAAGGAATGCACCCGCTACCTTTCTAAGGTACATAAATAATATCCTTCGATCTTTGTTTAACAAACACTGTTTGCTGTATTTGGGTGATATTCTAATTATGTCCACATCCCTTACTGAACATTTAAATTCCTTACAGCTAGTTTATTCTAAACTCGCAGAGGCAAATTTCACATGAAAGACTTTTACATCCAGATGTACAgaaaatgacaaaattatttaaacaaaatcgattctttctttttaaaaatcactCCTAATCCTGAAAATTGCCGAGACAAATTTGTGGTAGATATTTATTCATCTAAGGGAAAACATTACATCAGTTGCATTGGCAATTATTCTAAATTCGCTAAATTTtagcaaattaaaacaaaggaCTGGATAGAATGCCGGAACTCATTAATGCGCATTTCTAATGAGTTAGGTAAACCCAAATTACTAAAGGCAGACAGAGACGGAGCTTTCTCCAGTTTAGCTTTAAAACGATGGCTTGAAGCAGTAGGAATCGAATTGCAACGCAACTACAAAAGGTTAGAAAGCATTAACAACCAGAATATACTTTTCAtcaaaacatcaacttggatAGACCACAAAAATAACGAATTATTACTCATTTCATACATTAAAATAATTCGTTAATCTGACCATAATGGGTATCAGTTAGACTATTCCGATCAACAAACATATTTtgataatgaaaataaaatttataattaagacAAAAAGAAGTTAATAGTGaatgcataaaatatataattaagcGTAAGAATCCaatttgtatatgtatatatatatataattttatataatataatattatttatatataatatatttagaaACATGACGGCTGGTGTTTATATAGTGTCAAAGCGATGGATGAACAGTTCTGTAAACTTGAGCCAGCTGTTCACCTTATGCAAGCCCCATATTGCtggtaaataaaagaaaatggTTCGGATAGACATTGTGTATAGAGAGTTAAATTTAAACACAGTCGCTGATAAATAGCCGCTGCCACTTATACAGGATAAAATAAATAGACTTCGAGGagcttattaattttaaatgtttagaTATGGCTAGTGGCTATTACTTAATTCCTTTAAATGCGAAATCAATGTATGAGTTTTTATCTATGACATTCGGGCTTAAAAATGCGCCTTCGATATTTCAACGTTTAGTAGTGAAAGCGCTATGGGATCTTGCAAATTCTAATGTTATAGTCTATTTGGACGGCATCATGATAACTGCGTCAACACAATGTGAGGCGTTAGAAAGATTACAAATTGTTCTAAATGTTCTGACAGAGGCCGGGTTTTCATTCAACATTACAATAAAGTGTTCCTTCTTGAAAACATTGGTTTAATATTTATGCTATAATTTCCTTGTTATTTTTGAACCAAAATATCCAATTGAGTTGCATACGGATGCAGGTTGTAGTGGCTATTGTGCAATTTTCTTACATAAAATTAATGACAAGACCCAGGTATTAGAATACTGTAGAAAACTACTTCCCCTGCAAAGTCAAGATACCACTCGTACGAGCTGGAAACATTAGCTGTTGTAAACtccattaaatattttctgcaTTATTTGTTGGGCAGGAACTTTACTATCGTTACTGACTGTAACTCGCTAAAGGCGTCAAGAAATATACAAGATTTGACCCCTAGAGCCCAACGTTGGTGGGCTTATTTGCAATCATTtacatttgaaattcattaTAAAGAAGGGAATTGAATGGCACATGTTGACTTTTTTTCGAGAAATCCTATCTTACCGAAGTATAGAAATAGAAGCAGAAATAGTTCTGCTGTAAAGTTGATTGAAGAGAAGAGAAATTTCAAGCAACTGGCTCATTGCTGAACAGCGTCGAGACTCGGACATAGCTAAAATCGTGAGCAAATGAAATGATTTTTCTCTTGCTGAAGATATTGCAGAAGCCTATGAACACTAAGGGCAGAAGTTCTTTACcgaaaaatacagaaaaatgACAGAACACACTGTCTACCAGTGGTGCCGCGTTCCTTCACGTGGTCTGTTATAAATCAAGTACATGAGTCGATAATGCATTTAGGGTGGAAATTAGGTAAAGTTTACGATTTTTATTGGTTTGACAATATGTCCAAATCAAACTCAGGATAAATTCAGGACGAATTGCATCCAATCCCAAAAGTCAATATTCCTCGGCACACTATCCACATCGATATAACAGGGAAATAAAGTGGCAAGAGTGACTAGAAGGAGTACGTAATTGTTCAAGTAGACGCTTTCACCAAGTATGTCTCTCTTAGTCATAGCCTTAAATTAGACAGTGAGAGTTGCATAAATTCTGTTCAGACCAAATAATGAACTTGCATTTGATTGACATCGGTGCTAGTATAGAAAATTATAGAGTAAATGTTAGAGCAAGGATGGCCGTGTCGAACTATAAAGATTGCTGGTTTCTTAAAGTGTAAATATTTCGCATACACTCGAATTTTTTCAtcattttatgttttatgtctTCGCCGATACAATACCATTGGGGCGGGGCGTCAACGACGCGTCGCCTCTTCAGCTGCACGACAATGCGACGCGACGTTGTCGACGAGTGTGGTTCGAGGTAATTGCGGGGCAGTTAGAAAAACGAGCAGATCAGTATTCTTGAGTTATCGCCTTCGAAAACATCGAAACACGCTACGCTCTAATGGAAGACGAGCATACTTcgacatatttatattttatatatatttatatattatatatatttatctattatatattttcatatattatatatatttatctattatatatttttatatattatataaatttgtatatatatttatatattatacatttaAGTTAAAGTTTATATTTTGATACGTTTTTAATTTTGTCTTTCCGTGTGCTAGGAATGGTATAATTCTTTTGACAGCTTAGATTTTAAAGTGCTGCAGCCCTTTAAATTAAGACATCGATAtatttgataaataaaattgaaaatcttaAATTTACTAGTTCTTTCAAAAGCCATACAGAATAAGTCTTTAAAAAAATCGTTAGACTTGTTTTAGAAAAAACtcccataaacaaaaaataactagttattttattttgttgtatttcgACGACATTTGTTTAATAGCAAAGATGACATTAGAAAATGGATTTTTTAGGAAATCTATATACAAAGGGGCTCAGAAAGAAGGAGGACGTAGGTTTTTAGTTGCGTTTAtacgaaacaaaaatttttattttaaaaaatttaccAAAGTTGGCTTTGGAAATATCTTCTGAGTTGAGCTGACTTTTAGCCCAACAATTTGAACTTTTTACTTAATTTTTAACGAAAAAAACGACGAACTCCAAATCATTTTGCAATATTAGCAGTGTCAACCATTTGCCGAAAGTGTATTAATAACTTTAAGTATTCCGTTTCTTCGTTAACTTCGAATTATCACGTTTAGCTAGCAAAATCTTACATTGTCCAATATGTACAGCTATAACCCATGAAAAGGATATTGTATAAACAAACTTCTAACATATACTGAGCGCTTATATatctttattaattttaaagtttaaatttgGATACGTTTCTTGATTTGCAAATAGTTAGCAGACATAATAATAACCCACCGTTTATTTCTTTTAAGTCAATTAAGTCAATAAAAAGTGTATTTCGAAAAGTACCTACTCtcgtataattttttttccttgtCGGCATCCAGCCTGCCAAGAGCGGAGCGCAGGTTGCTGCGTTCCTCGTCATCAAGGTTGCATAGCAGCTCCATCGCCCGCTCCATAGATAGATGTGTGCTAAACTTTGAGTAGTTCCTACAGGTGAATGGGCTAGTAGAAGATGCGTGTATTATCAGTTGCGTCCTAAATATCTCTCTGCCACGGGGCCACGACTGCCTTATAATGTATTGTCGCGTTACGCCCCTAAGAGCGGCTTGAAATTTATTTCGCATTATCAGCGATCTTTTGGATTACAATGCTTTCCCACGTCAAGTAATGCGAGCAGAATACGCCACGGTAGGCTGATTAATATCCGCGTCCTGTGGGCAGTAAGACATTCATATGTATTTCGCAGGTTTAGAGTACACACACTGTACCTTGACCGACTTCGGTCAACTTAACTTACGTGTGATTCGGACGAGTCTGTTTCACTGTAAACCGTTAAGCCAATCAGTGCCAgaatttgtttgatttgtttaataaattgAGGGAAGATTTCTCGATACATATATGGCATTTATACATTCCCATTCCGTGTGGTTATTACgcgtttaaataaatatttcagttAAAACTATAAATAACGAACGGTAACATTAATAACATCTAAAATAATTAGGGTATTCCCAAAAATGTTTAATCGCTATTTCTAACATATTTGTAA
This genomic stretch from Drosophila mauritiana strain mau12 chromosome 2L, ASM438214v1, whole genome shotgun sequence harbors:
- the LOC117135714 gene encoding uncharacterized protein C03B8.3 isoform X1 encodes the protein MRNKFQAALRGVTRQYIIRQSWPRGREIFRTQLIIHASSTSPFTCRNYSKFSTHLSMERAMELLCNLDDEERSNLRSALGRLDADKEKKLYESQLAFGSWRTRFGRLSNKTELGQVIAGTFCAVPDDWLRKKLVETAASPTAGQLYSIFFVNAVPFVAFGFLDNFIMIMAGEYIEYYLGHFITLSTMAAAGLGNTISDILGITMATYVENGCQILGLKQPNLTPAQFELKSSKRSSSYGRIVGITVGCLLGMCPLWFMDEKADKVNVKDEIPKN
- the LOC117135714 gene encoding transmembrane protein 65 isoform X2; the protein is MRNKFQAALRGVTRQYIIRQSWPRGREIFRTQLIIHASSTSPFTCRNYSKFSTHLSMERAMELLCNLDDEERSNLRSALGRLDADKEKKLYEIETAASPTAGQLYSIFFVNAVPFVAFGFLDNFIMIMAGEYIEYYLGHFITLSTMAAAGLGNTISDILGITMATYVENGCQILGLKQPNLTPAQFELKSSKRSSSYGRIVGITVGCLLGMCPLWFMDEKADKVNVKDEIPKN